One Plasmodium cynomolgi strain B DNA, chromosome 12, whole genome shotgun sequence genomic region harbors:
- a CDS encoding hypothetical protein (putative), with protein MNRVRLIPLVVLITTLCSYTSLCLKPNDEIENGAVKIISGNLKERITLHCGGAQSIHILDASYGNPSVDHFLIKKNPSDAPHTLPVVQMLCEGKPSCDIPVNDETFKILSMIKDFHKLVVKYTCTSDALEAFPMCEAVKEELYLHVEDINALCEKPLLRKKYIDVNEAEKECNALSNCVFIIFNYDGYTLCESSSYKNATVQRNSKIYIKMSCISGRLPNNYEVFPNVQGVCEKKDVLFEMNSALRLDDLYEKCREVDCDYFTMSTANGVKGVPKSFRNYAWGFAKGSPNM; from the exons ATGAATCGCGTAAGGTTGATCCCTCTCGTGGTGCTAATCACCACCTTGTGCAGCTATACGTCTCTCTGCTTAAAGCCAAACGATGAAATTGAAAATGGCgctgtaaaaataataagtggAAATTTAAAGGAAAGGATAACTCTACATTGCGGGGGAGCTCAGTCCATCCACATTTTGGACGCTAGCTATGGAAATCCGTCCGTCGATCATTttctgataaaaaaaa ACCCCTCAGATGCACCGCACACCCTGCCGGTTGTTCAGATGTTATGTGAAGGGAAACCCAGCTGCGAt ATCCCTGTAAACGATGAAACGTTCAAAATCCTATCCATGATAAAGGACTTCCACAAACTTGTCGTAAAATACACCTGCACGTCGGACGCGCTGGAGGCATTCCCCATGT GTGAAGCGGTAAAGGAGGAACTGTACCTTCATGTGGAGGACAT AAACGCCCTGTGCGAAAAACCGCTGcttaggaaaaaatacatagaCGTGAACGAGGCCGAGAAGGA GTGTAACGCCTTAAGCAACTgtgtattcataattttcaacTACGATGGGTACACACTGTGTGAGTCCTCCTCGTACAAAAATGCGACAGTTCAGAGGAACTCCAAG ATTTATATCAAAATGTCTTGCA TTAGCGGAAGGCTGCCCAACAACTACGAAGTGTTTCCAAATGTTCAAg GGGTGTGTGAAAAGAAGGATGTCCTGTTCGAGATGAACTCAGCTTTGCGCTTGGACGATCTATACG AAAAATGCAGGGAAGTCGACTGCGACTACTTCACG ATGTCCACAGCTAACGG AGTAAAAGGTGTTCCTAAAAGCTTCCGGAATTATGCCTGGGGTTTTGCAAAGGGTTCCCCAAATATGTAA
- a CDS encoding hypothetical protein (putative), translating into MNVKHTVGEKNGDLRKSQEIKVILRRIKNSDNTKDKFGNILKLTRYTSYLHEGEKLKISKCISVHFISLLLRSDNSYQLFALRLVNSLISESTQVYLKRCMPFVNSILFYYCDFVNEWNEKVEVIERRARKAKWEGQGKGEESLTSQKRSGKLSPGLSDTGELSKSGGSDGSNGSDGSNCSDGSEDVGGNYNTEGINDIYYECLEYLMKMLPFLNEREIVDNSFFPHMSLLLLNNTFLKLTGSRFVKEYFHLLNKVIETYSQSRVTAMKCQTNLNAHIKKQGCVNVLEKRSVYKLYANIIYLFSQVKVQEEKEVLYTLYSTVYSCLSFSFLSEKSIDILKTPLSYMNVELYLFAEKVMKYMGGEKDVKSHLRELNRSCESFKMLKKKFDKELSSMVHLFCNYLLFENGNYVDDFLSLLELFAIWVDEERDFLAFLLIIKHVHADRYIHNKQFVTKLFLLILDPTMKNVVHIKILYDIFYRCIFNVVESVQIVQNDHFVKFPPEHVHNFFFQDYDLVLPCNIPIDKLNGVPFVYIICEDEYNKRKDDQLFTRNISSVLSFSVNFFFHYYFFFLMPPKGQAPNSEPYLFEHNYFNSSAGRIRTDERDFFLALKVLFTISSLLFLRFDSSILDALLDKHPALFLQDCLIASLLNLKFEVQVGVDIEEGEGTLKEKEEIRKRGRRRHKYFLHNLGLVYLIMYYHPTFARGEIRFETSKVKMQERHLSICAFLNRFIETYV; encoded by the exons ATGAACGTAAAACACACagtgggggagaaaaacggCGATCTGAGAAAAAGCCAAGAAATAAAGGTCATCCTGAGAAGGATAAAGAACAGTGACAACACCAAAGACAaatttggaaatattttaaaactgACCAGATATACAAGCTATCTacatgaaggagaaaaattaaaaatttcaaaatgcaTTAGTGTTCACTTCATTTCGTTACTACTCCGGTCGGACAACTCCTACCAATTATTTGCTCTCCGGTTAGTTAACAGCTTAATATCTGAGTCGACTCAGGTTTACTTAAAAAGGTGCATGCCTTTTGTTAACtccatccttttttattactgTGATTTTGTCAATGAATGGAATGAGAAGGTGGAGGTGATAGAGAGGAGGGCAAGGAAAGCAAAGTGGGAGGGACAggggaaaggggaagaatCTCTCACCTCGCAGAAACGGAGTGGGAAGCTCTCCCCAGGTTTAAGCGACACGGGGGAGTTGTCAAAGTCGGGCGGGTCGGACGGGTCGAACGGATCAGACGGGTCGAACTGCTCAGACGGATCGGAAGATGTGGGGGGGAACTACAACACTGAAGGAATAAACGATATTTACTATGAATGCTTAGAATACCTTATGAAGATGCtaccctttttaaatgagaGGGAGATTGTGGataactccttttttcctc ACATGTCCCTACTGCTGCTAAACAACACGTTCCTAAAGCTAACCGGCAGCCGTTTCGTGAAGGAGTATTTCCATTTACTCAACAAGGTGATCGAAACGTACAGCCAAAGCAGAGTAACCGCAATGAAGTGCCAAACTAATCTAAATGCACATATAAAGAAGCAAGGGTGCGTAAACGTATTGGAGAAAAGGAGCGTATACAAACTGTATGCCAATattatatatcttttttccCAAGTGAAGGTGCaagaggagaaggaggtGCTGTACACCCTCTATTCCACGGTCTACTCGTGTCTGAGCTTTTCCTTCCTAAGTGAGAAAAGCATCGATATTTTAAAGACCCCATTATCTTATATGAACGTAGAGCTTTACTTATTTGCAGAAAAGGTGATGAAGTATatggggggagagaaag atgtGAAATCCCACCTCCGCGAATTGAATCGATCTTGCGAGTCTTTTAAAAtgctaaagaaaaaatttgacaaGGAACTAAGTTCAATGGTGCACCTCTTTTGCAATTATTTACTTTTCGAAAATGGGAACTATGTAGATGATTTTCTGAGCTTACTGGAGTTGTTCGCCATTTGGGTAGATGAGGAAAGGGACTTCTTGGCATTTCTTCTAATTATTAAGCATGTGCATGCAGATCGGTACATCCACAACAAGCAGTTTGTAACGAAACTCTTTCTCCTCATACTGGACCCAACCATGAAAAACGTTGTTCACATAAAAATCCtatatgacattttttacagATGTATTTTTAACGTTGTAGAATCTGTGCAGATTGTTCAAAATGATCACTTTGTGAAATTTCCGCCTGAacatgttcataatttttttttccaagatTACGATTTGGTTCTGCCGTGTAACATACCAATTGACAAGCTGAACGGAGTGCCATTCGTGTACATCATATGTGAGGACGAGTAcaacaaaaggaaggatGACCAACTGTTCACTCGCAATATAAGCAGcgtcctttccttttctgtgaattttttttttcactactacttcttttttttgatgccTCCAAAGGGACAAGCTCCCAACTCAGAGCCCTACTTATTTGAACACAACTACTTCAATTCTAGCGCTGGGCGCATTCGAACGGACGAGCGCGATTTTTTCCTCGCGCTTAAGGTtcttttcaccatttcgtcGCTGCTCTTCCTACGCTTTGATTCCTCCATTCTGGACGCCCTCCTGGACAAGCACCCCGCGCTGTTTCTGCAG GACTGCCTCATTGCATCCCTCCTCAACCTGAAATTTGAAGTCCAAGTTGGAGTAGACatagaagaaggagaaggaacactgaaggagaaagaagaaatccgcaaaagggggagaagaaggcaTAAGTACTTTCTCCATAATTTAGGATTAGTCTACCTTATTATGTATTACCATCCCACTTTT GCCCGCGGGGAGATCCGTTTCGAGACGAGCAAGGTGAAAATGCAGGAGAGGCACCTTTCCATTTGTGCGTTTTTAAACAGGTTTATCGAGACCTACGTGTGA
- a CDS encoding hypothetical protein (putative) produces the protein GVKCNFDYLNRLNRYIYGTNSCDSHFRKPDALLGLTHGGGITHQVAHTNDHRFGNSIKSYNTGEYSNGENNLGHHEKREKYESYPLDEGAKQQIMTKEDSVKNATARKRREKRVTFNTYNYVEEEEAERGKGEFLPPSSSSHNYPLSTNQQLEFKKYVDLFEKEENTYIMETKNKIAKISKLMNIFVTKIYEQNENLSMIEHVVEESIENVAQGNTYLSKIQNKKSMNSLIFFVLVCTSIFLLIFDLFR, from the coding sequence GGTGTTAAGTGCAACTTTGATTACCTTAACAGATTGAACCGTTACATATACGGCACCAATTCGTGTGATAGCCATTTTAGAAAACCTGACGCACTTTTGGGCCTAACGCATGGAGGAGGCATTACCCACCAGGTGGCGCACACAAATGATCACCGCTTCGGTAACTCCATCAAGAGCTACAACACTGGGGAGTActcaaatggagaaaataaccTCGGTCATcacgaaaaaagggagaaatatGAAAGTTACCCTTTGGACGAAGGGGCAAAGCAGCAGATCATGACCAAGGAAGACTCCGTGAAAAACGCAACTGCGAGAAAGCGAAGGGAAAAGAGAGTCACGTTCAATACGTACAACTATgttgaagaggaagaggcggaaagggggaagggggaatTCCTACCCCCCTCGAGTAGCAGTCATAATTATCCCCTGAGTACCAACCAACAACtggaatttaaaaagtacgtGGACCTCtttgagaaggaagaaaacaccTACATCATGGAAACTAAAAACAAAATCGCcaaaataagcaaattaatgaatatatttgttACAAAGATATATGAGCAGAATGAGAACTTGAGCATGATAGAGCACGTGGTGGAGGAGAGCATAGAGAACGTGGCCCAAGGGAATACCTACCTGAGTAAAATTCAAAACAAGAAAAGCATGAACTCGCTTATCTTCTTCGTCCTCGTGTgcacctccatttttttgctcatctTCGATTTGTTCCGATAG
- a CDS encoding hypothetical protein (putative), whose product MKFKLNCGEKKNLISVSIRKNDQSARSNHINGSSSLHVNSSANGSSSLHVSSRANVNSSAKVNSSANVSSSANVNSRANVSSANRPSNNISGVAKKSPLEKGPIKGVSKNIKINLAGSKGIMQKSGMTTNRVSHANSNSSVTKDNSSSSSVSHAKQVGGNVSPPGKANTPNNASSESKYYASNTTPHQGTTFNDSLNLHDSVSFNDSLSLSESTNLNGSLNLNGSHNLNGSLNLNGSLNLNGSLNLKDAGTNCENLNVTGNVSEYVSSGGSGVAVNVANVANAGNSANSANAPSGRGVQLRHGNKSLLKSNLKIYYKNELIPFSFLYHKILTILKSHYTNHITNNPGVANKGISFFHIENMLINLGFKGVDISNHALLSYLASSKQIKVDLNEKRICYMNPYVDITSVTSLLNKINKHGFLYGYEINDDLINTNKDIYKWINTLLYEKKGYIFFPLSYEHIEQQRYSITNDIKNLWDEITLPNLDNILKEYKLKSTNKVFVHDNAPKRKNKEDKFAPVVKKMKRIYNTHLFTADEIKNEFIQKK is encoded by the exons atgaaatttaagTTGAACTgcggggagaaaaagaacctCATCAGCGTAAgcattagaaaaaatgaccagAGTGCGAGGAGCAATCACATAAATGGGAGCAGCAGCCTCCATGTGAACAGCAGCGCCAATGGGAGCAGCAGCCTCCATGTGAGCAGCAGGGCCAATGTGAACAGCAGCGCCAAAGTGAACAGCAGCGCCAATGTGAGCAGCAGCGCCAATGTGAACAGCAGGGCCAATGTGAGCAGTGCCAACAGGCCGAGCAACAACATTAGTGGGGTGGCTAAGAAGAGCCCTTTGGAAAAAGGCCCCATAAAGGGTGTGTccaaaaatatcaaaataaaCCTCGCGGGGTCCAAGGGCATTATGCAAAAAAGCGGGATGACCACCAATCGAGTAAGCCACGCGAACTCGAACAGTTCTGTAACAAAAGACaacagtagcagcagtagcgTTAGTCATGCGAAGCAAGTCGGTGGAAATGTCAGCCCCCCCGGAAAGGCGAACACCCCGAACAACGCTAGCAGCGAAAGCAAGTACTACGCCTCGAACACCACCCCCCACCAAGGCACAACCTTCAACGATAGTCTAAACCTGCACGACAGCGTAAGTTTTAATGACAGCTTAAGTCTCAGCGAGAGCACCAACCTGAACGGCAGCCTCAACCTGAACGGCAGCCATAACCTGAATGGCAGCCTCAACCTGAACGGCAGCCTCAACCTGAATGGCAGCCTCAACCTGAAGGACGCGGGCACCAACTGTGAAAACTTGAACGTCACTGGGAACGTGAGCGAGTACGTTAGTAGCGGTGGAAGCGGCGTTGCGGTAAATGTGGCAAACGTGGCAAACGCTGGAAACAGTGCAAACAGTGCAAACGCGCCAAGCGGCAGAGGGGTGCAACTACGCCACGGAAACAAGTCCCTGCTCAAAAGTAACCTAAAAATATactacaaaaatgagttaatCCCCTTTTCGTTCCTTTACCATAAAATCCTGACGATACTAAAGTCGCACTATACTAACCATATTACGAACAACCCAGGCGTGGCAAACAAAGGCATATCATTTTTCCACATAGAAAAcatgttaataaatttggGGTTCAAAGGGGTAGACATAAGTAACCATGCTTTGCTAAGCTACTTGGCTTCATCGAAGCAAATAAAAGTGGActtgaatgaaaaaagaatttgctACATGAATCCCTACGTCGACATAACAAGCGTTACTTCCTtgttaaacaaaataaacaaacatgGGTTTCTCTACGGGTACGAAATTAATGATGATTTAATTAACACCAATAAGGACATTTACAAATGGATTAACACTCTgctttatgaaaaaaaa GGCTATATCTTCTTCCCTCTTTCTTATGAACACATAGAACAGCAACGCTACTCCATCACCAACGATATTAAAAACCTGTGGGACGAAATTACGCTGCCCAACCTTGacaacattttaaaagaatacAAATTGAAATCCACTAACAAAGTTTTCGTGCATGACAATGCCCccaagaggaaaaacaaggAGGACAAGTTCGCTCCCGTCGTTAAGAAAATGAAACGGATTTACAACACCCACTTGTTCACGGCTGACGAGATTAAAAATGAGTTCATACAGAAGAAGTGA
- a CDS encoding hypothetical protein (putative) — MNSFLWGDVEEDLLREKLRQLKRLQEIKTNDLVSNYLIHFILLVNKIIAKSEEAKRGAELKQERKKIEENIHKIKKKLTESKHGESFKREEMSYQPDGWSPLDGGDDLREKISDELTAEEDNDAGQVDKKCNFAQLCEDLTEGFHMCISLLLRGMEEGSRGKPIGEEGGGAGDDGKVGRTEQSGVSSSGSPTRDSPMSGTPISGSSMRGGCPSARRERWAFHLSLLYLALCFYHMHLISDKREKNHLHVSLFLLLVSFPHFRDKEIEHYVCVDGKVYLRFDVSVARLLSRVCKIVGLNCKREGDAYSCLFFLTHSFLFVQCAHQGGGAPEGKGADAEKGAEKGAEKGAEKGAEKGAEKDAEKGADNREGEKKKYNSFQEMINIVQHINQVFLEFNISTASTFLAMKSIDLHSFLLRSDIEEVRRKCRSMSLIAREEPPAGTPKESPQHGELVYLNEELTQQDCHFYGDPSCVGAKEGEKRIDAHAQIEKKLNKIMEAATSLFDSINECIYLFIDLHLLSIYEHLVLFSLYMMKDISKLFHQYKGEEKKKKKISQRYKYMAYRNLLEIYIIYLKHNYLRYSKREGGDDDTYARSCQIYGRMEEVKRTIRSFLQGCGGRRSTHMDSHSLERKKENVGKKQNTKGRSCREGGEIRSREYFHRNKICIRGNVIDQGEDDMGAAAFLESTIRVSTSDVKTMPNEEPTHHYSRREKTPSKLLRDVFSLLGDSNIPYEFIREKIVHSNTFNFDVDQEEEVELGRSQYVLPGVNEQMSFSTFLRGKIKQVDGLVGEIFSLVWAEATRAGAHPCTVAAAAEVAALNGAIEAKAVTTDTEAKTVTAAFEDKTVTAAIEAKAVTTAAKAKAVTTDTEAKTVSAATERTGDAPHWVDIHLGEDHAADFLQIFQFERVNLPLIQFDVCNFSYTEYGKLATGKMKKVYKGFSKGRADQQSEQWHLPSVCTPHGEEQSTCTGQCKHAHYLCHNFDQIQFLFKKVKKYKKKTLAYFSLHKETTLHLDILLNSSESYFYFNFFTNSYEEYMHNCRHMLNCISAPLAQITHEQYLSFQREMALKCALILKDIFICTKCNTLIDNMHVNDLNRNKNLHFDDHIGGLLTGQEKGIILQIVKYYLFFLSTYQIGEGESTNAVASFQNEEEKKSYFDIYFYVCKTLSSVEDKTFVMQALQHYQYLLSYAAKNKMYADEGYNEYMRDVCRKSICVLRGKMLDL; from the coding sequence ATGAACTCGTTTTTATGGGGAGACGTAGAGGAGGATCTCCTACGCGAGAAATTACGCCAATTAAAACGACTGCAGGAGATAAAGACCAACGACTTGGTCAGCaattatttaattcatttcATCCTGCTGGTTAATAAAATCATCGCGAAGAGTGAAGAAGCCAAACGAGGGGCAGAGTTGAAgcaggaaaggaaaaaaatcgaagaaaatatacataagataaagaaaaaactaaCGGAAAGCAAACATGGAGAGAGTTTCAAACGGGAGGAAATGTCGTACCAGCCCGATGGCTGGAGTCCATTGGATGGGGGAGATGacttgagggaaaaaatatccgACGAGTTAACTGCGGAAGAGGACAACGACGCTGGTCAGGTGGACAAGAAATGTAACTTTGCCCAACTGTGCGAGGACCTCACGGAGGGGTTCCACATGTGCATATCGCTGCTGCTGAGGGGTATGGAGGAGGGTAGTAGGGGCAAACCTATCGGCGAGGAGGGGGGTGGTGCGGGTGACGATGGGAAGGTGGGCAGAACGGAGCAGAGCGGCGTTAGCAGCAGTGGGAGTCCCACCCGTGACAGCCCCATGAGCGGCACCCCCATCAGTGGAAGCTCCATGCGTGGCGGTTGCCCCTCTGCGCGAAGGGAACGGTGGGCCTTCCACCTCAGCCTGCTGTACCTCGCGCTCTGCTTTTATCACATGCACCTCATAAGtgacaaaagggagaagaaccACCTGCACGTCagtctcttcctccttctggtTTCCTTCCCGCACTTTAGGGACAAAGAAATTGAGCACTACGTGTGCGTAGACGGAAAGGTCTACCTCAGGTTCGACGTGTCTGTGGCGAGGCTCCTGTCCCGTGTGTGTAAGATCGTGGGGTTGAATTGTAAACGGGAAGGGGACGCCTACTCCTGCTTGTTCTTCCTAACGCACAGTTTTTTGTTCGTCCAGTGTGCTCACCAGGGAGGGGGTGCGCCGGAGGGAAAAGGGGCAGACGCGGAGAAGGGTGCAGAAAAAGGCGCAGAAAAGGGTGCAGAAAAAGGCGCAGAAAAAGGTGCGGAAAAAGACGCAGAAAAAGGCGCGGATAACAgagagggagagaaaaaaaaatacaactccTTCCAAGAAATGATAAACATTGTCCAGCACATCAACCAAGTGTTCCTCGAGTTTAATATCTCCACGGCGTCCACTTTCCTTGCGATGAAAAGTATCGACTTGCACTCCTTCCTCCTGAGGAGTGACATAGAGGAGGTGAGGAGGAAGTGCAGGTCGATGTCTCTCATCGCGAGGGAAGAGCCCCCAGCGGGAACCCCCAAAGAGAGCCCCCAGCATGGGGAGCTTGTCTACCTGAATGAGGAGTTAACACAACAGGACTGCCATTTTTATGGGGACCCCAGTTGTGTCGGTGcaaaggagggagaaaaaaggatcGACGCCCATGCCCAGATTGAGAAAAagctgaacaaaataatggaaGCAGCCACGTCCCTGTTCGACAGCATAAACGAATGCATCTACCTCTTCATAGATCTGCATTTGCTTAGCATTTACGAGCAccttgttttgttttccctctACATGATGAAAGACATTAGTAAGTTATTTCATCAAtacaaaggagaagaaaaaaaaaaaaaaaaaatttcgcaaCGGTATAAGTATATGGCATACAGGAACTTGCTCGAGatttacattatttatttgaagCACAATTATTTGCGTTATTCGAAGAGGGAGGGAGGAGACGATGATACTTACGCAAGGTCGTGTCAGATTTATGGACGTATGGAGGAGGTCAAGCGGACCATTCGTTCGTTTCTTCAAGGGTGTGGTGGTAGGAGGAGCACACATATGGATAGTCACTCattggagagaaaaaaagagaacgtaggaaagaagcaaaacacgaaagggagaagttgcagagaagggggggaaatccGCAGTAGGGAGTACTTCCACAGAAACAAAATTTGCATTCGCGGTAACGTCATCGACCAGGGAGAGGATGATATGGGAGCAGCTGCCTTCCTGGAAAGCACCATACGGGTGAGCACCTCTGATGTGAAGACTATGCCAAATGAAGAACCTACTCATCATTATTCACGTCGAGAGAAAACTCCATCAAAACTGCTTCGAGACGTCTTCTCCCTCCTGGGCGATAGCAACATCCCTTACGAGTTTAtacgagaaaaaattgtgcacagTAATACGTTCAATTTTGATGTGGatcaggaggaggaggtggaACTGGGGCGAAGTCAGTATGTCCTCCCTGGGGTCAATGAGCAAATGTCCTTTTCGACTTTCCTtcgggggaaaataaaacaagtGGATGGCTTGGTGGGGGAGATTTTCTCCCTGGTTTGGGCGGAAGCCACACGGGCGGGCGCTCACCCCTGCacagtagcagcagcagcagaagTGGCAGCACTAAACGGCGCTATCGAAGCTAAAGCAGTGACCACCGATACCGAAGCTAAAACAGTAACCGCCGCTTTCGAAGATAAAACAGTAACCGCCGCTATCGAAGCTAAAGCAGTAACCACCGCTGCCAAAGCTAAAGCAGTAACCACTGATACCGAAGCTAAAACAGTAAGCGCCGCTACCGAAAGGACGGGCGATGCCCCACACTGGGTGGACATCCACCTGGGAGAGGACCACGCCGCGGATTTTCTCCAAATCTTCCAATTTGAAAGAGTTAACCTGCCGCTCATACAATTCGACGTGTGTAACTTTAGCTACACAGAGTACGGTAAGTTAGCCACGGGTAAGATGAAAAAGGTGTACAAAGGCTTCTCCAAGGGTAGGGCTGACCAACAGTCTGAGCAGTGGCATCTCCCTTCTGTGTGTACCCCCCACGGAGAGGAACAATCCACCTGCACAGGGCAATGCAAACATGCACACTACCTATGCCACAATTTTGACCAAATacagtttttatttaaaaaggtgaaaaaatataaaaaaaaaacactcgcATATTTCTCCCTACACAAAGAAACAACATTACATTTGGATATCCTCCTGAATTCAAGTGAgtcttatttttactttaatttttttaccaacTCGTATGAGGAGTACATGCACAACTGCAGGCATATGTTAAATTGTATCAGTGCCCCCTTAGCGCAAATAACACACGAGCAGTATTTGTCCTTCCAGAGGGAGATGGCCCTAAAGTGCGCACTCATCCTGaaggatatttttatatgcacaaaatgtaaCACCCTTATTGATAACATGCATGTGAATGACCTtaacagaaataaaaatttacattttgaTGACCATATCGGGGGGTTACTCACGGGACAGGAGAAGGGGATAATCTTGCAAATTGTGAAATATTATCTGTTCTTTTTGAGTACCTATCAGATTGGGGAGGGGGAGTCCACCAACGCAGTAGCTTCCTtccaaaatgaggaggaaaaaaaatcctactTTGACATATACTTTTATGTGTGCAAAACGTTGTCCTCAGTGGAAGACAAAACTTTTGTCATGCAGGCCCTCCAGCATTACCAGTACTTACTCAGTTATGCcgccaaaaataaaatgtacgCGGATGAGGGATACAACGAGTACATGCGTGACGTGTGCAGAAAGTCCATTTGTGTGTTGCGTGGGAAGATGCTCGACTTG